One genomic segment of uncultured Ilyobacter sp. includes these proteins:
- a CDS encoding LysE family transporter: MRNLEIVLLKGMLTGFILSLPLGPIGIYCMEKTLVEGEKEGYFSALGMVSVDVVYGLLAYLFLNKIEVLILRYEPYLKFILGLCLVIMGYKKFKTHFEVKQLENEGEGIIRNFFTCFLVTLANPSTVFVFVAIFTTLGIVEDNAKFLPLKLGGGIFIGGASMWFIITYILYHWRKKIELSTLEKITKSCGLVLLFFGALTLLTLCYH, encoded by the coding sequence GTGAGGAATTTGGAGATAGTTTTATTGAAGGGGATGTTAACTGGATTTATCCTATCACTTCCTCTTGGTCCCATAGGGATATACTGTATGGAAAAAACTCTCGTAGAAGGCGAAAAGGAAGGATATTTTTCTGCTTTAGGGATGGTTTCAGTAGATGTAGTATATGGTCTTTTGGCCTATCTGTTTTTGAATAAAATCGAAGTTCTTATACTAAGATATGAACCCTATTTGAAGTTTATATTGGGATTATGCCTTGTAATAATGGGATATAAAAAGTTTAAAACTCATTTTGAAGTAAAACAGCTTGAAAATGAAGGAGAAGGTATAATAAGAAATTTTTTCACATGTTTTTTGGTTACTCTAGCAAATCCGTCAACGGTATTTGTATTTGTAGCCATATTTACAACATTAGGAATAGTAGAAGATAATGCAAAATTTCTTCCGCTCAAATTGGGGGGGGGAATATTTATAGGTGGAGCCTCAATGTGGTTTATCATCACTTATATATTATATCACTGGAGAAAAAAAATAGAATTGTCGACATTGGAGAAAATAACAAAGAGCTGCGGCCTAGTTTTGCTATTCTTTGGAGCTTTAACTCTGTTGACACTTTGTTATCACTGA
- the mnmA gene encoding tRNA 2-thiouridine(34) synthase MnmA: MVFDLKDFNKYIEYNPENNKYTVAVGMSGGVDSSTVAYMLKKQGYNIIGITMKHWSGMDELSENSNLKTCCSLDDIYDAKRVCDDLNIPHYVINLKEPFKERVVDYFVEEYEKGRTPNPCMVCNRYIKLGKLLEYGIKMGADFVATGHYAKIKNGNLYMGDDPKKDQVYFLSQVKRENLKYLMFPIGDLEKSQVRKIAENLGVRVYAKRDSQEICFIEDGKLQEFLTEMTGGRVEKEGDIITKDGKILGKHKGFAFYTIGQRKGLGIQHETPLYVLKLNSEKNRVIVGDNEDLFKSELFADSVNVLSFEKIEDIDGIDCHAKTRSRDILHLCKIEVLGKDLIKVKFLDDKVRAVTPGQGLVLYDFDGKVIASAFIK, translated from the coding sequence ATGGTTTTTGATTTGAAAGATTTTAATAAGTATATTGAATATAATCCTGAAAATAACAAGTATACAGTGGCTGTAGGAATGAGCGGAGGTGTAGATAGTTCTACAGTCGCATATATGCTAAAAAAGCAGGGTTATAATATAATAGGGATTACAATGAAGCATTGGAGCGGCATGGATGAACTAAGTGAAAATTCCAATTTAAAAACATGCTGCAGCCTTGATGATATATATGATGCCAAGAGGGTATGTGATGATCTTAATATTCCTCATTATGTTATAAATTTAAAAGAACCATTTAAAGAAAGGGTCGTGGATTATTTTGTAGAGGAGTATGAAAAGGGAAGAACCCCTAACCCTTGTATGGTCTGCAATAGATACATAAAGCTAGGTAAACTTCTAGAGTATGGAATAAAGATGGGAGCAGATTTTGTTGCTACAGGACACTATGCCAAAATAAAAAATGGAAATCTCTATATGGGGGATGACCCTAAAAAAGATCAGGTTTATTTTTTATCTCAAGTGAAAAGAGAAAATTTAAAATATCTGATGTTTCCCATAGGAGACTTAGAAAAATCTCAGGTCAGGAAAATAGCTGAAAATTTGGGAGTTAGGGTTTATGCGAAAAGGGATTCTCAAGAGATATGTTTTATAGAGGATGGTAAACTCCAAGAATTTTTGACGGAGATGACTGGTGGAAGAGTAGAAAAAGAGGGAGATATAATAACTAAAGATGGGAAAATCCTTGGAAAGCATAAGGGGTTTGCATTTTATACAATTGGACAAAGAAAAGGTCTCGGAATACAACATGAAACTCCATTATATGTTTTGAAGTTAAATTCTGAAAAGAATAGGGTTATAGTTGGTGACAACGAAGACCTTTTTAAAAGTGAGCTTTTTGCTGATAGTGTAAATGTATTATCCTTTGAAAAAATTGAGGACATAGATGGGATTGATTGTCATGCAAAAACAAGATCTAGAGATATACTCCACCTTTGTAAAATAGAAGTTTTAGGGAAGGATTTAATTAAGGTTAAGTTTTTAGACGATAAAGTGCGAGCAGTCACTCCGGGACAAGGACTAGTGCTTTATGATTTTGACGGAAAAGTTATAGCAAGTGCATTTATAAAATAA
- a CDS encoding zinc ribbon domain-containing protein produces MFFIGIFSINNRNKKVKEVSFKCTGCLNKKGELIENSNVFEFFFIPVFKFRKKYTLKCTSCGSLYKLSDDSIGRIIETEKVAYGDIEEVIYENRVCECGEKIIGGYEYCPKCGRKL; encoded by the coding sequence GTGTTTTTTATAGGAATTTTCAGTATAAATAACAGAAATAAAAAAGTCAAGGAAGTCTCATTTAAATGTACAGGGTGTCTGAATAAGAAGGGAGAACTAATAGAAAATTCAAATGTATTTGAATTTTTCTTTATTCCTGTATTCAAATTTAGAAAAAAATATACTTTAAAATGTACCTCATGTGGCAGTTTGTATAAATTGAGTGATGATTCTATCGGAAGAATAATAGAAACAGAGAAAGTTGCATACGGAGATATAGAAGAGGTTATTTATGAAAATCGAGTATGTGAATGCGGAGAAAAAATAATAGGTGGCTATGAGTATTGTCCGAAATGTGGAAGAAAACTCTAA
- a CDS encoding Cof-type HAD-IIB family hydrolase: MCNYKAVICDLDGTLLNSNHTISHYTKEVIEKIKTLGIKFFIATGRHHKDALAFRNILGLNSFLITSNGAKIHDENDVEVFSHNIPKEIVEKIIEVPIDPEIQRGIYKDEFWFLEKYIDSLEVFHKESGFSFIVKPFEELKNEDVTKFFFISENCSKINKLEEILKLKFKGLVNITLSFENCLEIVQNGVSKGKAIEEILKKENIAIEDALAFGDGLNDLDMLQTVGKGFLMGNSHKKLIQSLPGYEVIDTNSNDGVAKHLEKIFL, translated from the coding sequence ATGTGTAATTATAAAGCAGTTATATGTGACCTTGACGGAACTCTTTTAAATTCAAATCATACAATTTCACATTATACTAAGGAAGTCATAGAAAAAATTAAAACTTTGGGAATCAAGTTTTTTATCGCTACTGGCCGTCATCATAAAGATGCTTTGGCATTTAGAAATATTTTGGGTTTAAATTCTTTTCTAATAACTTCAAATGGAGCAAAAATACACGATGAAAATGACGTAGAAGTTTTTTCCCATAACATACCTAAGGAAATTGTAGAAAAAATAATTGAAGTCCCCATTGATCCAGAAATACAACGTGGAATTTATAAAGATGAGTTCTGGTTTCTTGAAAAGTATATAGACAGTCTTGAGGTTTTCCATAAAGAATCCGGATTCTCTTTTATTGTGAAACCCTTTGAAGAATTAAAAAATGAAGATGTTACAAAGTTTTTTTTCATAAGTGAAAACTGCAGTAAAATAAACAAGTTGGAAGAAATTCTTAAATTGAAATTCAAAGGATTAGTTAACATAACTCTATCTTTTGAAAATTGCCTCGAAATAGTTCAAAACGGTGTTTCCAAAGGTAAGGCCATAGAAGAAATACTAAAAAAAGAAAATATAGCTATTGAAGATGCTCTAGCCTTTGGCGATGGACTGAATGATCTAGATATGCTGCAAACCGTTGGAAAAGGCTTTTTAATGGGAAACTCCCATAAAAAATTAATCCAGAGTCTACCAGGATATGAAGTTATAGACACAAACAGTAATGATGGTGTTGCCAAACATTTGGAAAAAATATTTTTATAA
- a CDS encoding cysteine desulfurase family protein: protein MNKKSVYLDNNATTQMDERVIESMIKVMRESYGNPSSVHQIGQKGKKFLEESREMISGLLGLKSREIIFTSGGTESNNMAIRGAARCLQKKGMHLITSVIEHSSVLNTFRDMETLGWEVTYLGVDEKGRVSIEELSRNIKDETVLISIMHSNNEIGTLQPIMEIGKIAKEKGILFHVDGVQSMGKVKINFENIDLFSFSAHKFYGPKGIGALYVKSGVKIEKLMTGGHQERNRRAGTENVTGVCGMAKALEITLENLYPELEKERNLRDYMEKKIFERIEKVTINGDLDNRLFNTSSITLEKVEAESLLFALDMKGIAVSAGSACASSTLSPSHVLESIGLSSIRAKSTLRISLGRFIKKEDIDYFIEMLEIAVENERNLNII, encoded by the coding sequence ATGAATAAAAAAAGTGTTTACTTAGATAATAACGCTACAACTCAGATGGATGAAAGAGTAATAGAGTCAATGATAAAAGTCATGAGAGAGAGTTATGGAAATCCATCGAGTGTCCATCAAATAGGGCAAAAAGGGAAAAAATTTTTAGAAGAGTCTAGAGAGATGATAAGCGGACTATTAGGATTAAAATCCAGAGAGATTATTTTCACTTCTGGAGGGACAGAATCTAACAATATGGCCATAAGAGGAGCAGCCAGATGCCTTCAAAAAAAAGGAATGCATCTAATAACCTCGGTGATTGAGCATTCTTCTGTTCTAAATACCTTTAGAGACATGGAGACCTTAGGATGGGAAGTAACTTATCTCGGAGTTGATGAAAAAGGTAGAGTTAGTATAGAGGAGCTGAGTAGAAATATAAAGGATGAGACTGTATTGATATCTATAATGCATTCTAACAATGAAATAGGGACTTTGCAGCCTATTATGGAGATTGGTAAGATAGCTAAAGAAAAAGGTATCCTATTCCATGTAGACGGAGTGCAGAGTATGGGCAAGGTTAAAATAAATTTTGAAAATATTGATCTTTTTTCCTTTTCTGCTCACAAATTTTACGGACCAAAGGGTATAGGGGCTCTGTATGTAAAAAGTGGTGTAAAAATAGAAAAATTAATGACAGGTGGACACCAGGAGAGAAACAGGAGAGCAGGAACAGAAAATGTGACTGGAGTATGTGGCATGGCAAAAGCTTTGGAAATAACTCTAGAGAATCTATATCCCGAACTGGAAAAAGAAAGAAATCTCCGTGATTATATGGAGAAAAAAATATTTGAGAGAATAGAGAAAGTAACAATAAATGGAGACTTAGACAATAGACTTTTCAATACCTCAAGCATTACGTTAGAAAAAGTTGAAGCAGAATCATTGCTATTTGCTCTGGATATGAAAGGAATTGCGGTAAGTGCCGGATCAGCCTGTGCTTCAAGTACGTTGAGTCCATCTCATGTTTTAGAATCCATAGGTCTTAGCAGTATTAGAGCTAAGAGTACCTTGAGAATCAGCCTGGGACGGTTTATAAAAAAAGAAGATATAGATTATTTTATAGAAATGTTGGAAATAGCGGTAGAAAACGAGAGAAATCTAAATATAATCTAG